A region of Hydrogenimonas cancrithermarum DNA encodes the following proteins:
- a CDS encoding IS30 family transposase: MSYTQLTLKERYQIEALKKEGLSQSAIARHIGVHRSTVCRELKRNSSPGGEYIAEKAAIEARLRYQYKKKNRRMSHSHIRYIRQHLQEGWSPEQISGRMRLDGLDPVSHETIYRYVYRDQKQGGTLYLFLRHKRKKYTRRSDNYAKRGSIKGRIGIEARPAIVETKRRVGDWEADTIIGRGHHQGIVTLVDRHSKFTLMKKVTSKRADDVTRAILHLLEPVKAITRTITSDNGKEFAYHALISERLKSGFFFARPYHSCDRGLNEHTNGLIREYFPKHKAFEEITDKEVVAVQNRLNHRPRKVLGYKTPAEVFFAKMAVAYSVA; this comes from the coding sequence ATGAGCTATACGCAGCTGACCTTGAAAGAACGATATCAGATCGAAGCTTTGAAAAAAGAGGGGTTGAGCCAAAGCGCCATCGCCAGACACATCGGCGTGCACCGTTCGACGGTGTGCCGGGAGCTGAAACGCAACAGCAGTCCAGGTGGTGAGTACATTGCGGAAAAGGCCGCCATCGAGGCACGGTTGCGGTATCAGTACAAGAAGAAGAACCGTCGCATGAGCCATAGTCACATACGCTACATCCGTCAACATCTGCAAGAGGGGTGGAGTCCCGAACAGATCAGCGGACGTATGCGGCTGGATGGACTCGATCCTGTGAGTCACGAAACGATCTACCGTTATGTCTACCGTGACCAGAAGCAGGGTGGTACGCTCTATCTCTTTTTGCGCCACAAACGCAAAAAGTACACCAGGCGTTCGGACAACTACGCCAAACGAGGGAGCATCAAAGGGCGAATCGGCATCGAAGCGCGTCCCGCCATCGTCGAGACCAAGCGCCGAGTGGGTGACTGGGAGGCCGACACGATCATCGGCAGAGGACACCATCAGGGGATTGTAACCCTGGTGGACAGGCATTCGAAATTCACGCTGATGAAAAAGGTCACCAGCAAAAGAGCCGATGACGTGACCCGGGCCATTCTCCACCTGCTCGAACCCGTCAAAGCCATCACCCGAACCATCACCAGCGACAACGGCAAGGAGTTCGCTTACCACGCTCTCATCAGCGAAAGGCTAAAGAGCGGCTTCTTCTTCGCCCGTCCCTACCACTCCTGTGACAGAGGACTCAACGAACATACCAATGGATTGATACGAGAATACTTTCCCAAGCACAAGGCTTTCGAAGAGATTACGGACAAAGAGGTGGTGGCGGTGCAAAACCGGTTGAACCACCGACCCAGGAAAGTGTTGGGCTACAAAACGCCGGCTGAAGTTTTCTTCGCTAAAATGGCAGTCGCTTATTCTGTGGCTTGA
- a CDS encoding archaeosortase/exosortase family protein yields the protein MTKVKTPIFGKSALHFAALSMGMLVLVHGTVLREAIDATYSPFLARTASHLLGLLGIEGKVSHATIILANGSMELAWLCNGVDVTLILACAIAATARVTPLRKVLWIAAGVLVAAMINLLRIVILGWVLKNFPSGFEAIHDILTIPSLLSLALFYSLFLFSSGGAVPPINRWA from the coding sequence GTGACGAAAGTCAAAACTCCCATCTTCGGAAAAAGTGCGCTCCATTTCGCCGCACTTTCCATGGGGATGCTGGTGCTGGTACACGGGACCGTATTACGCGAAGCGATCGATGCAACCTACTCCCCCTTTCTGGCACGCACCGCCTCCCATTTGCTTGGCTTGCTGGGAATCGAAGGGAAGGTGTCACACGCCACCATCATCCTTGCGAATGGTTCGATGGAATTGGCGTGGCTTTGCAATGGTGTGGATGTGACCTTGATACTGGCATGTGCGATCGCAGCGACCGCCAGGGTCACCCCCCTTCGCAAAGTGCTCTGGATCGCAGCGGGGGTACTGGTGGCAGCGATGATAAACCTATTGCGTATCGTCATCCTGGGATGGGTTCTGAAAAACTTTCCGAGCGGCTTTGAAGCGATTCATGACATCCTGACGATCCCTTCGCTCTTGTCGCTTGCACTGTTTTACTCTCTCTTTCTTTTTTCGAGCGGAGGTGCGGTACCGCCGATAAACAGGTGGGCATGA
- a CDS encoding PKD domain-containing protein yields MTKAKMFRGIGRFAVTAAMIVAANPLAASYWSEGLKSGNASLKGDGRRIATASDGGYWLLRHYNPGIGLFRLDEDGRIVWARSHGAGEAFAGTPTPDGGYVIAANTKETDDDKASDIWIVKFDGSGNVVWQTYASAQDNLHAMAYDITPVKGGGYLVAGYEQTEKGGYGDALLLRISEDGKLLWRGLYGTKYDTASYSNDPYDDKCHGVTETSDGGFVAVGDTSSAGPKYRQLIFKVDENGSLLWSKQVSPTAHYGTKSSDTYTYAERVVSGNDGSVVVTGYDGGYYEDSNGTRRSYAYLRTIKLDENGTTLWSDAISADKLTVLTARGYDIARLPSGGYLVAGWTSGFNDNNANDGWLVALDEEGEILWQKAYGSATTHQEFYSVATLPDGILTGGSDRGDLWLLKLDEEGMIPECSADRDVQALRRSGTVSRDVNLTWKVIPGTLGDANLTFDESAVTDRKKCPPLIDSFRAVPATGGVPLTVTFECSARSHDPHGSIRYYRWDFDDDGRIDRITQEERVDHTYTATGEYNATVEVVDTNNLTTLSAPLTIRITQPPVIDAFEADTREGKAPLKVSFECRAHDPDGTVGAYEWDFDGDGTVDNVTTGGTISFIYDKAGEYNATVTVKDDLGVRSVPSTLTLRVAPPNRAPEITVLTAEPTRGKAPLSVEFECVANDKDGKIVSYGWDFDGDGIVDETSGSGRISHTFETAGHYAVTVTVRDDDGAETKSETVTIRVDTAGKRHHRIPLANGGVLMLWALLLIGLVRLAERRRVS; encoded by the coding sequence ATGACGAAAGCAAAAATGTTCCGCGGAATCGGACGATTCGCCGTGACCGCGGCTATGATTGTGGCTGCCAATCCTCTGGCAGCCTCCTACTGGTCGGAAGGGTTGAAAAGTGGCAATGCTTCGTTAAAAGGTGATGGAAGGAGGATAGCCACCGCATCCGATGGTGGATACTGGCTATTGCGCCATTACAATCCTGGAATCGGTCTTTTCCGGCTCGATGAAGACGGCCGGATAGTATGGGCGAGATCCCATGGTGCCGGGGAAGCGTTCGCCGGTACTCCCACCCCCGACGGCGGATACGTGATTGCCGCCAACACGAAGGAGACGGATGATGACAAAGCATCGGACATCTGGATCGTGAAATTCGACGGAAGCGGGAACGTCGTGTGGCAGACTTACGCCAGCGCACAGGACAATCTGCATGCTATGGCTTACGACATCACACCCGTGAAAGGGGGCGGATATCTCGTTGCAGGATATGAACAGACGGAAAAAGGTGGATATGGCGATGCGCTTTTGCTGCGGATATCCGAAGATGGAAAGCTGCTTTGGAGAGGTCTATACGGCACAAAATACGACACTGCATCCTACTCGAACGATCCCTACGACGACAAATGTCATGGAGTGACCGAGACGTCGGATGGCGGATTCGTCGCTGTGGGCGATACCAGTAGCGCAGGGCCGAAATATAGACAGTTGATCTTCAAAGTGGATGAAAACGGTTCACTGCTTTGGAGCAAACAGGTTTCTCCGACCGCCCACTACGGAACGAAAAGCTCCGATACATACACGTATGCGGAAAGGGTGGTTTCCGGAAACGACGGAAGCGTGGTCGTGACCGGATACGACGGTGGATATTACGAAGACAGCAACGGAACTCGTAGAAGTTACGCATATCTGCGAACGATCAAACTCGACGAAAATGGAACGACTCTGTGGTCCGACGCGATTTCGGCGGATAAGCTGACTGTGCTGACGGCAAGAGGCTACGATATCGCACGCCTGCCTTCGGGAGGCTACCTGGTAGCTGGATGGACATCAGGATTCAACGATAACAACGCCAACGACGGCTGGCTTGTCGCCCTGGATGAAGAGGGTGAAATCCTCTGGCAGAAGGCCTACGGCTCCGCAACTACTCATCAGGAGTTCTATTCGGTCGCAACGCTGCCCGACGGCATACTGACAGGAGGATCCGACAGAGGGGATCTATGGCTTTTGAAACTCGATGAAGAGGGAATGATTCCGGAGTGTTCGGCCGACAGAGATGTACAGGCCCTTCGCAGAAGTGGAACAGTATCGCGAGATGTGAATTTGACATGGAAGGTCATACCCGGCACACTTGGGGATGCGAATCTTACTTTCGACGAATCGGCAGTCACCGACAGAAAAAAATGTCCTCCCCTTATCGACTCTTTCCGAGCCGTTCCCGCAACCGGTGGTGTGCCGTTGACGGTCACCTTCGAATGTTCAGCACGCTCTCACGATCCTCATGGCTCCATCCGTTACTACCGCTGGGATTTCGATGATGACGGACGAATCGATCGCATAACCCAAGAGGAGAGGGTGGACCATACCTACACAGCCACCGGTGAATACAACGCGACGGTGGAAGTGGTCGACACCAACAACCTGACCACTCTCTCCGCCCCACTCACCATCCGAATCACGCAACCCCCGGTTATCGACGCATTCGAGGCCGACACACGAGAAGGAAAAGCACCGCTGAAAGTCTCGTTCGAGTGTCGGGCCCACGATCCCGACGGCACTGTCGGCGCTTACGAGTGGGACTTCGACGGCGATGGAACCGTGGATAACGTAACAACCGGCGGTACCATCTCTTTTATCTATGACAAGGCGGGCGAGTACAACGCAACCGTCACCGTAAAAGACGACCTGGGCGTCCGTTCCGTCCCCTCCACCCTCACCTTGCGGGTGGCACCACCCAACCGGGCACCAGAAATCACGGTGCTGACCGCCGAGCCAACGAGAGGAAAAGCCCCTTTGAGCGTCGAATTCGAATGTGTCGCCAACGACAAGGACGGGAAAATCGTTTCCTATGGATGGGATTTCGATGGTGACGGAATCGTGGACGAAACCAGTGGATCGGGGCGTATCTCCCATACGTTCGAAACAGCCGGTCATTATGCCGTGACCGTGACGGTTCGGGACGACGATGGGGCCGAAACGAAATCCGAAACGGTAACGATCCGTGTCGATACGGCCGGAAAGAGACATCACCGCATTCCTTTGGCGAATGGTGGAGTGTTGATGCTCTGGGCACTCCTCTTGATAGGATTGGTACGGCTTGCTGAGAGGAGAAGAGTCTCGTGA
- the murD gene encoding UDP-N-acetylmuramoyl-L-alanine--D-glutamate ligase: protein MARITLFGYAKTTRAIAKRFGPCTFFDDKVTVPHKDDDGNLLMPPSLFDPDKSGVEIPSPGFPPNHPLIQKAKNLISEYDLFLSNHGKKFLNTQHSILNTPYTIWISGTNGKTTTTQMITHLLSHRGAVSGGNIGTPLAEMDPDAPIWILETSSFTLHYTKYAKPDLYLLLPVTPDHLAWHGGEEGYISDKLSPLKRMREGEAILLPEMFAGRPTDGFKIPYTSVGDLAEYFGIDPRKIRFEGAFLLDALLALGVSKILFDEIDYEKINAFRLDPHRQEKIVDSRDRLWINDSKATNIDATIQALVPFKKRKIFLILGGDDKGVDLTPLFDALKSYDVAIFAIGKNSEKIADLADRHALRCIVTETLDHAVTAIDKIHTRDAVALLSPAAASLDQFSSYAERGNLFKEIVSSF from the coding sequence ATGGCACGCATCACGCTTTTCGGATACGCAAAAACGACGCGGGCCATCGCCAAACGGTTCGGCCCTTGCACCTTTTTCGACGACAAAGTCACCGTCCCACACAAAGACGACGACGGCAACCTCTTGATGCCCCCATCGCTCTTCGATCCCGACAAGAGCGGTGTCGAAATCCCGAGCCCCGGATTCCCACCAAACCACCCGCTCATCCAAAAAGCCAAAAACCTCATCAGCGAATACGACCTGTTTCTTTCGAATCACGGAAAAAAATTTCTCAACACTCAGCACTCAATACTCAACACTCCTTATACCATCTGGATTTCAGGCACCAACGGCAAAACCACGACGACACAGATGATTACCCACCTGTTGTCCCATAGAGGGGCTGTCAGCGGCGGAAACATCGGGACACCGCTGGCCGAAATGGATCCCGACGCTCCGATCTGGATTCTGGAAACCAGTTCGTTCACCCTCCATTACACCAAATATGCCAAACCCGACCTCTACCTGCTGCTGCCGGTCACGCCCGACCATCTCGCGTGGCATGGCGGCGAAGAGGGATACATTTCCGACAAGCTCTCTCCACTAAAGCGGATGCGGGAAGGGGAGGCGATTCTGCTTCCAGAAATGTTTGCCGGCCGGCCAACCGACGGTTTCAAAATTCCCTACACATCGGTCGGCGATCTGGCGGAATATTTTGGCATCGACCCCAGAAAGATCCGTTTCGAAGGAGCCTTTTTACTCGATGCCCTGCTCGCACTCGGCGTATCGAAAATCCTTTTCGACGAAATCGATTATGAGAAGATCAACGCCTTCAGGCTCGATCCGCACCGCCAAGAGAAGATCGTCGACAGCCGTGACAGGCTATGGATCAACGATTCCAAAGCGACCAATATCGATGCGACGATCCAGGCACTGGTACCATTCAAAAAGAGAAAAATCTTTCTCATCCTCGGAGGCGATGACAAAGGAGTCGACCTCACCCCACTTTTCGACGCGCTGAAATCTTACGACGTGGCCATCTTCGCCATCGGAAAAAACAGTGAAAAAATCGCCGATCTCGCCGACAGACACGCCCTCCGGTGCATCGTAACCGAAACCCTTGACCATGCCGTCACCGCGATCGACAAAATCCATACGCGTGACGCCGTCGCCCTCCTCTCCCCCGCAGCGGCCAGCCTGGACCAATTTTCATCCTATGCCGAACGGGGAAATCTTTTCAAAGAAATCGTCAGCAGTTTTTAA